The Gloeobacter violaceus PCC 7421 DNA window GTACTCATCCAGGGTTTCTCCTCCTTGAGCCCGGACATCTTCACCGAGTTGCCCGCCCCGGCCGGCACCCCCGGCGGCGGCTTCGGCAACGCCATTCAGGGCACGCTGCTGATGGTGGGCATTGCTGCACTGATCAGCGTCCCGTTTGGGGTACTTTCGGGTATTTTTCTTTCTGAGTATGCCCGCGACGATCGGGGGATCATTGAAGTTGTCCGCTTCGGGGTCAACGTTCTGGCCGGTGTGCCTTCGATCGTGATCGGTGTATTCGCCTACGGCGTGGTGGTGCTCTCCACCAAGACCTTCTCGGCTTACGCGGGAGGCTTCGCCCTCGCCATCTTGATGCTGCCCATCATCGTGCGCACGACCGAAGAGGCGCTCAAACTAGTGCCCTGGGAATTGCGCCTGGGCTCGCTGGGACTGGGAGCCGATCGCTTCAACACGATCGCCCGGGTGATCGTCCCGGCGGCCCTGCCGGGGATCATCACCGGCGTGATGCTCGCGGTCTCCCGCGCCGCCGGTGAGACGGCGCCGCTGCTGTTTACCGCGCTGTTCAGCCAGTACTGGATTGACAAGGTGGGCCAGCCGACCGCTTCGCTGGCGGTGTTAATCTTTAACTACGCGACCACACCCTACGCAGATCTGCAACGCAAGGCGTGGGGAGCTTCCCTCCTGCTACTGATCTTGGTGCTGGCCATCAGCATCATCTCCCGTTATGTCTTCCGTCGTCGTTTCTAAATTGGGATATTTCCGCAATGAGCAGTGAGCAGCTTCAAGCCGATCAGGTGCCCACCAAGGCCGGTATCGCCTACAAAGTGCGCAACATGGCCTTTTTCTACGGCACCAAGAAGGCCCTCGATAATATCAGCGTCGATCTTCCCGCCAAGTCGGTCACGGCGATTATCGGCCCCTCCGGCTGTGGCAAATCCACCTTTATCAAGGCCCTCAACCGCATCGCCGAGGCGGAGACCAAGGTACGCATCGACGGGCAAATCGAACTGTTCGGTCAAAACATTTACGATCCCAAAGTCAACATCACCCGTCTGCGCCGCCGCGTCGGCATGGTCTTCCAGCGGCCCAACCCGTTTCCGATGACCATCTACGACAACATCACCTACGGGCCGCGGGTGTTTGGATTTAAGGGCAACTACGACGAAATCGTCGAGACGAGCCTGCGCAGAGCCGCCCTCTGGAACGAAGTCAAAGACAAAGTCAAGACTTCGGCCCTCGGTCTTTCGGGCGGCCAGCAGCAGCGCCTGTGCATCGCACGCTCCCTAGCGGTCAATCCCGACGTGCTCTTGATGGACGAACCGTGCTCAGCCCTCGACCCGATCGCTACGCTGCGCATCGAAGAACTCATCGAGACGCTGCGCGATCAGTTCACGATCATCATCGTGACCCACAACATGCAGCAGGCGGGCCGCGTCTCCCAGAACACCCTCTTTTTCAACACCGACGAGAGCCGCATCGGCCAACTGGTCGAAAATGGTCCCACCAAGGAGATCTTCTTTTCTCCCAAGGACAAGCGCACCGAAGATTACATTTCCGGCCGCTTCGGTTGATTCACACCGCCTAGAGTTCACAATCTATGGCCGAGGCCCGTTTTTGTTTTCAAGAACGGGCCTCTGAGTCGGTTATTTTTTGTGCAGACCGCTGCGCGGATGGGCCAGATCGTAGACGCGCCGAAGGCCTTGGGCGACGGTGGGTTGTCGGCCTGCAGCGGCCTGAGTCGAGCGCAGGCCTAGCAGCGCCTGCACGTCTACCGGATCGGT harbors:
- the pstA gene encoding phosphate ABC transporter permease PstA, whose translation is MTTSLRPEQPVSDDLTSPLEPGRALFTTSMTTLSVVFTFFAIIPLFSVLIYVLIQGFSSLSPDIFTELPAPAGTPGGGFGNAIQGTLLMVGIAALISVPFGVLSGIFLSEYARDDRGIIEVVRFGVNVLAGVPSIVIGVFAYGVVVLSTKTFSAYAGGFALAILMLPIIVRTTEEALKLVPWELRLGSLGLGADRFNTIARVIVPAALPGIITGVMLAVSRAAGETAPLLFTALFSQYWIDKVGQPTASLAVLIFNYATTPYADLQRKAWGASLLLLILVLAISIISRYVFRRRF
- the pstB gene encoding phosphate ABC transporter ATP-binding protein PstB, with amino-acid sequence MSSEQLQADQVPTKAGIAYKVRNMAFFYGTKKALDNISVDLPAKSVTAIIGPSGCGKSTFIKALNRIAEAETKVRIDGQIELFGQNIYDPKVNITRLRRRVGMVFQRPNPFPMTIYDNITYGPRVFGFKGNYDEIVETSLRRAALWNEVKDKVKTSALGLSGGQQQRLCIARSLAVNPDVLLMDEPCSALDPIATLRIEELIETLRDQFTIIIVTHNMQQAGRVSQNTLFFNTDESRIGQLVENGPTKEIFFSPKDKRTEDYISGRFG